A single window of Vibrio campbellii CAIM 519 = NBRC 15631 = ATCC 25920 DNA harbors:
- a CDS encoding disulfide bond formation protein B, which produces MNRNNLALLNTFGLLGMTAVLLIGFVLQFALNELPCPLCLLQRIGFVMIMFGFLLNVVYGPQSRHYGVVLIGALYGVATSLRQVSLHVIPGTPGYGSPIFGMHYYTWAFVLFVATIFAVAVILMLTSREESPEPYEMSNLGRITCLLAISVVALNVIGTFAECGPYQCPDNPESYWLFN; this is translated from the coding sequence ATGAATAGAAACAATCTAGCTTTACTTAATACCTTTGGCCTACTTGGCATGACTGCCGTGCTGTTGATTGGTTTTGTGCTGCAATTTGCTCTGAATGAGCTGCCTTGCCCACTCTGTTTATTGCAACGTATCGGCTTTGTTATGATCATGTTTGGTTTCTTATTAAACGTGGTCTATGGCCCACAATCTCGACACTATGGTGTAGTGCTGATCGGTGCGTTATACGGTGTGGCAACTTCATTGAGACAAGTTTCGTTGCACGTGATACCTGGTACGCCAGGTTACGGTAGCCCAATCTTTGGGATGCACTATTACACTTGGGCGTTTGTCTTGTTTGTTGCCACGATATTTGCAGTCGCAGTCATCCTTATGCTGACCAGCAGAGAAGAGTCACCAGAGCCTTATGAAATGAGTAATTTGGGACGTATCACATGCCTACTAGCGATCTCTGTCGTAGCACTTAATGTTATTGGCACGTTTGCGGAGTGTGGTCCTTATCAATGTCCTGATAATCCAGAAAGTTACTGGCTATTTAACTAA
- a CDS encoding DUF5993 family protein, with translation MMALIFLLLLIAMLSAFLGKKAVGYAFFASSVIIGLYWFNHHATDPLSILL, from the coding sequence ATGATGGCACTAATCTTTTTACTATTATTAATCGCAATGCTTAGCGCATTTTTAGGTAAGAAAGCAGTGGGCTACGCCTTCTTTGCTTCCTCGGTGATCATTGGTCTGTATTGGTTCAATCATCACGCCACCGATCCTCTTTCAATATTGCTATAA